The Aedes aegypti strain LVP_AGWG chromosome 3, AaegL5.0 Primary Assembly, whole genome shotgun sequence genome contains a region encoding:
- the LOC5571889 gene encoding 39S ribosomal protein L33, mitochondrial encodes MFLTNLLLKKAKSKNVLVLMESAVSGHQFLKIRERLADKLEMIRFDPYIQRNSLYKERKRVRSLN; translated from the exons ATGTTTCTCACAAATCTTCTACTGAAGAAAGCGAAAAGCAA GAATGTCCTGGTGCTGATGGAAAGTGCCGTCAGTGGTCATCAGTTCCTGAAGATTCGCGAACGATTGGCCGATAAGCTGGAGATGATCCGGTTCGATCCATACA TTCAACGAAACAGTCTGTACAAGGAACGTAAGCGTGTAAGGAGCTTGAATTAG
- the LOC5571894 gene encoding bifunctional lysine-specific demethylase and histidyl-hydroxylase NO66 encodes MSAVSSIFDTPIPSAAKPSPSGSTKRPLAQNGHHSGEKQSKKSKKASKKQLIDLLVQEHARELSQNDSSASTVSTPKKKKKKNASASDINTSASKNVNAAKKKPKEGLKINLQGSKKKRKNFEVLNSSQQQAEDALVETSFNGESLKNNSNHSTPVSKKPKKKNKQMPHPLAGTPNLAIKQEPQTPKANGMQRTSAQDSIVAGREKFAWVIHPTPVEDFMINYWEKKPLLIQRKNPSYYSNLLSRAEIDEMLRQNNIEYTKNIDVTSYREGQRETHNPDGRVLPPDMWSFYEEGCSIRMLNPQTYLPGVYEMNVKLQEFFHCMTGANFYLTPPNSQGFAPHYDDIEAFVLQVEGRKHWKLYSPREPAEMLARISSPNFTQEEIGSPILEVVLEPGDLLYFPRGIIHQASTVPGHHSLHVTMSVYQKNCWADLLELFFPHALAQAAETHFDLRRGIPLNLHQHFGIVHSDSETPARKQLISHIKSLVDKVFSEDAIDSAVDQLAKRFQHDALPPLISNTEQSTTVYGSSFNHNADGTVSLRVPFTENSTVRLLRCNVLRLVSEEEKLRIYYHTDNSREYHEYEPNFLEIDQDAALGVELLVKMYPHPVAIRDLPVEDKIEFAKSLWEKGLIVVHGQ; translated from the exons atgagtgccgttTCATCGATCTTCGATACGCCCATTCCGAGTGCAGCGAAGCCTTCGCCCTCGGGATCGACCAAGCGACCATTGGCGCAAAATGGGCACCACTCGGGGGAAAAGCAGtccaaaaaatctaagaaagcTAGCAAGAAGCAACTGATCGATCTCCTGGTGCAGGAACACGCCCGGGAATTGAGCCAAAACGATTCCAGCGCTTCCACGGTTTCGACtccgaagaagaaaaagaag aaaaatgCTTCTGCTTCAGACATAAACACTAGTGCTTCTAAAAATGTAAATGCTGCCAAGAAAAAGCCCAAAGAGggacttaaaataaatcttcAAGGCTCAAAAAAGAAAAGGAAGAATTTTGAAGTGCTGAACAGTTCGCAACAGCAAGCCGAAGATGCGCTAGTCGAAACATCATTCAATGGTGAATCGTTGAAAAATAACTCGAACCATTCGACACCTGTCTCCAAAAAacccaagaagaagaacaagcaAATGCCCCATCCACTGGCAGGCACTCCAAATCTAGCCATCAAACAGGAGCCCCAAACTCCTAAGGCAAATGGCATGCAGCGCACCTCGGCCCAGGATAGTATCGTTGCTGGTCGGGAGAAGTTCGCTTGGGTAATCCACCCGACTCCGGTGGAAGATTTCATGATCAATTACTGGGAAAAGAAACCCCTGCTGATTCAGCGCAAGAACCCATCTTACTACAGCAATCTACTCTCGCGAGCGGAAATCGATGAAATGCTTCGGCAGAACAACATCGAATACACCAAAAACATTGATGTGACCTCGTACCGTGAGGGCCAGCGAGAGACTCACAACCCTGATGGTAGGGTTCTCCCTCCGGACATGTGGTCTTTCTACGAAGAAGGTTGCAGCATTCGAATGCTCAATCCGCAAACCTATCTCCCCGGAGTATACGAAATGAATGTGAAactacaggagttcttccatTGCATGACCGGAGCCAACTTCTACTTAACACCACCGAACAGTCAAGGATTTGCCCCGCATTACGACGATATTGAAGCATTCGTACTTCAGGTCGAAGGTCGCAAGCACTGGAAACTATACAGCCCACGAGAACCAGCCGAAATGCTAGCGCGCATATCGTCCCCGAATTTCACGCAGGAAGAAATCGGCAGTCCAATATTGGAGGTTGTTCTGGAACCAGGAGATTTGCTGTATTTTCCACGAGGAATCATCCATCAGGCGAGTACCGTACCCGGTCATCACTCCCTGCACGTAACGATGAGTGTATATCAGAAGAACTGCTGGGCCGATCTGCTTGAATTGTTCTTCCCGCATGCTCTAGCTCAAGCAGCCGAAACTCATTTCGACTTACGGCGGGGAATCCCCTTGAACCTGCATCAGCACTTTGGCATTGTGCATTCGGATAGCGAAACTCCCGCGCGGAAACAACTGATCTCTCACATTAAATCCTTGGTTGATAAGGTTTTCAGCGAAGATGCCATTGATAGTGCGGTGGACCAACTGGCTAAGCGCTTCCAACATGATGCCCTCCCTCCACTAATATCGAACACTGAACAATCCACCACAGTATACGGCTCCAGCTTCAACCATAATGCCGATGGCACCGTTAGTCTGCGGGTGCCGTTCACCGAGAACAGCACCGTTCGTCTGCTTCGCTGCAATGTGCTCCGGCTGGTGAGCGAAGAGGAGAAACTTCGCATTTACTATCACACCGATAACTCACGTGAGTATCATGAGTATGAGCCCAATTTCCTTGAAATCGATCAGGACGCTGCCCTCGGTGTGGAATTGCTCGTAAAGATGTATCCGCATCCGGTGGCTATTCGAGATTTGCCAGTGGAGGACAAGATCGAATTTGCCAAGAGCTTGTGGGAGAAGGGACTGATTGTCGTGCATGGGCAGTGA